From one Bacteroidia bacterium genomic stretch:
- a CDS encoding DUF5677 domain-containing protein, whose amino-acid sequence MDNYSEIHFEFTIATAKLDLLIKTAIEIGNRMKGKQFPENSPIYYSEGLGQKIINHILSVRNLLNGYQFSYGEILFAPKLDYSSIFVLTRAALETYLALNYVFIAENNETLKQFRFLCWDLAGYIERKDMTATTEEDKIKKQVEAEAIATIKRELAENPIFKLLEQHDQKKALKGEWRLNFKWHDLAMKAGFSEAFFRQQYKFLCCYAHASRLSVIQIQQNKTIEQQKEMVISAIDTLLMVLAKHMYDYIEIMPELKEIKNDMTKYQIILNYKYIGDNFLQPNKKN is encoded by the coding sequence ATGGATAATTATTCAGAAATACATTTTGAATTTACTATAGCAACAGCTAAATTAGATTTGCTTATAAAAACAGCTATTGAAATAGGTAATAGAATGAAAGGAAAACAATTTCCCGAAAATTCTCCGATATATTACTCAGAAGGACTTGGTCAAAAGATAATTAATCATATATTGAGTGTAAGGAATTTACTTAATGGTTATCAATTTAGCTATGGTGAAATTTTATTTGCACCCAAATTAGACTATTCTTCGATATTTGTTTTAACTAGAGCTGCGCTTGAAACATATTTAGCGTTAAACTATGTATTTATTGCAGAGAATAATGAAACTCTTAAACAATTTCGTTTTTTGTGTTGGGACTTAGCTGGTTATATTGAGCGTAAAGATATGACAGCAACAACGGAAGAAGATAAAATAAAGAAACAAGTGGAAGCAGAAGCAATTGCAACTATAAAAAGAGAACTTGCTGAAAATCCGATTTTCAAATTACTTGAACAACATGACCAAAAAAAAGCTCTAAAAGGAGAATGGCGTTTAAATTTCAAATGGCATGATTTAGCTATGAAGGCAGGTTTTAGCGAAGCTTTTTTTAGACAACAATATAAATTTCTATGTTGCTATGCACACGCAAGTAGACTTAGTGTAATTCAAATTCAACAGAATAAAACCATTGAACAGCAAAAAGAAATGGTAATCTCTGCGATTGATACACTTCTGATGGTTCTTGCTAAACATATGTACGACTATATTGAAATTATGCCAGAGTTAAAAGAAATTAAAAATGATATGACAAAATATCAAATAATTCTTAATTACAAATATATTGGCGACAACTTTTTACAACCTAATAAGAAAAATTAA
- the gcvT gene encoding glycine cleavage system aminomethyltransferase GcvT — protein sequence MKNVALGNKHISLGAKMVPFAGYNMPVSYSGLNDEHLTVRSSVGVFDVSHMGEFILKGENALDLIQRVTSNDAAVLADGKVQYSCLPNDKGGIVDDLLVYRIDEKTYMLVVNASNIEKDWNWISKHNTKNVEMHNISDKTSLLAVQGPKALPALQKLTDINLSEMPYYTFKKGKFNGIENVLISNTGYTGAGGFEIYFENEVADKMWNAIFEAGKEFGIKPIGLGARDTLRLEMGFCLYGNDIDDTTSPIEAGLGWITKFTKDFTNKKIFLEQKEKGVTKKLIGFEMIERGIPRHDYEITDMEGNVIGKVTSGTQSPSLNKGIGMGYVKINFSKPDSEIFIKIRDKAIKAKVCKIPFLKNN from the coding sequence ATAAAAAATGTAGCACTGGGAAATAAACACATTTCTTTGGGTGCTAAAATGGTTCCTTTTGCAGGATACAATATGCCTGTATCTTATTCCGGTTTGAATGACGAACATCTTACAGTTCGCAGTTCTGTTGGAGTATTTGATGTGTCGCACATGGGCGAATTTATTTTGAAAGGTGAAAATGCATTGGATTTAATTCAACGCGTTACTTCTAACGATGCGGCGGTGTTAGCAGATGGAAAAGTGCAATATTCTTGCCTGCCAAACGATAAAGGCGGAATTGTAGATGATTTGTTGGTGTATCGCATTGATGAAAAAACATATATGTTGGTGGTAAATGCTTCTAATATTGAGAAGGATTGGAATTGGATTTCGAAACACAATACGAAGAATGTAGAAATGCATAATATTTCCGACAAAACTTCTTTGTTGGCGGTACAAGGTCCGAAAGCCTTACCTGCATTGCAAAAATTAACGGATATTAATTTGTCGGAAATGCCTTATTATACTTTTAAAAAAGGAAAATTTAACGGTATTGAAAACGTACTGATTTCGAATACAGGCTACACAGGCGCTGGTGGTTTCGAAATTTATTTTGAAAATGAAGTAGCGGATAAAATGTGGAATGCGATTTTTGAAGCTGGAAAGGAATTTGGCATCAAACCAATCGGTTTGGGCGCGCGAGATACGTTACGTTTGGAAATGGGTTTTTGTTTGTACGGAAACGATATTGACGATACAACATCGCCAATAGAAGCAGGTTTGGGATGGATTACGAAATTCACAAAAGACTTCACCAATAAAAAAATATTTTTAGAACAGAAAGAAAAAGGTGTTACCAAAAAATTAATTGGTTTCGAAATGATAGAACGTGGAATTCCGCGCCATGATTATGAAATTACAGATATGGAAGGAAATGTAATCGGAAAAGTTACTTCAGGAACGCAATCGCCATCATTAAATAAAGGCATCGGAATGGGCTACGTAAAAATTAATTTTTCAAAACCCGATTCGGAGATATTTATTAAAATCCGCGATAAAGCCATCAAGGCAAAGGTTTGTAAAATTCCTTTTTTGAAAAATAATTAG
- a CDS encoding 2-phosphosulfolactate phosphatase: protein MNKVEVCFSPSLYPVYERKESIVVIIDVLRATSAICTAFHHGAEKIIPVATVEEALDYKQKGFLAGAERDAIKVEGFDFGNSPFDYMTERIKGKSIVLTTTNGTQAIEAAKNADKVVVGSFLNFTILCDFLKKENKSVLLLCSGWKNRFNLEDTLFAGAVAEELSKHENFPFLDDAALASKYMYQTAKINPHKYLRNSSHRQRLAALHLKKDIKYCLAFDKTNLIPILQNGVLVKL from the coding sequence ATGAATAAAGTAGAAGTTTGCTTTTCGCCCAGCTTGTATCCCGTTTACGAACGCAAAGAAAGTATCGTTGTAATTATTGATGTGTTGCGCGCCACTTCGGCTATTTGCACGGCTTTTCATCATGGTGCCGAAAAAATTATTCCTGTTGCAACAGTTGAAGAAGCCTTGGATTACAAACAAAAAGGCTTTTTAGCTGGTGCCGAACGCGATGCGATTAAAGTGGAAGGATTTGATTTCGGAAATTCTCCGTTCGATTATATGACGGAGCGCATTAAAGGAAAATCTATCGTTTTGACTACCACCAACGGAACACAAGCCATTGAAGCGGCAAAAAATGCGGATAAAGTGGTCGTTGGTTCTTTTTTAAATTTTACCATTTTGTGCGATTTTTTGAAAAAAGAAAATAAAAGTGTGTTGCTTTTGTGTTCGGGTTGGAAAAATCGTTTTAATTTGGAAGATACTTTGTTTGCGGGCGCTGTGGCGGAAGAATTATCGAAACACGAAAATTTTCCTTTTTTGGATGATGCCGCTTTAGCATCGAAATACATGTATCAAACGGCAAAAATAAATCCGCATAAATATTTAAGAAACTCTTCTCACCGCCAGCGTTTGGCTGCTTTACATCTCAAAAAAGATATAAAATATTGTTTGGCTTTTGATAAAACAAATTTAATTCCGATTTTACAAAATGGCGTTTTGGTAAAGCTTTGA
- a CDS encoding gliding motility-associated C-terminal domain-containing protein, with protein MKKKLLAKSVTLLLVATLLSPNIFAQNSGTNWLIHYNYSKDRVFLENKGQFSNEGNGNSAIKYGFDDGQSKIYFTDKGILYRFDKKEDTPQNNEAGDKDEHKITVKTDIVSAIWEGANSNVQIIGESPRSDYFSYSINNNGILRNINHIAAFQKIIYKNLYPNIDVEYIFHPDEGIEYSLILHPGADINQVKLKYSDGHRVRLVDGDTHITTSFGDIIDHAPLAFYSDNHSNIISSRFVKNSNTIFFGLVNYDTSKEVTIDPWTIAPAFSNSNKVWNTQVDAAGNVYLYGGDSPLALKKYSAAGLLQWTYNTPWDSANYWMGTMITDLAGNSYVTSGSNGEISKITTGGALVWHNNPNGLFGPLFEYWHLAFNCDQTQLVVGGMKTPSAFSINGYRGAIMTINLANGSITNTIIVGGFSGLATIHEVRAICPSSNGNFYFMTLDSIGSVTPALTLNYKSINGYNFSYGSPSYTVKGNLGLNAMKTNGNFIYTQNGKTVDKRNISNGAIIASSPIPGGISSSFFGASSPGNSGLDIDSCGNVYVGSGNQVVQYDANLNQLSTAATPSAVYDVAVNKNGEVIACGNGFATSLAMANCHPIKSICVICVPPTINITALPTTICAGSNTVLTASGGTTYSWSTGATTNPITLNPATTTTYTVTGTTGGCSGTATVTVIVNPLPTVAVNSPTICAGTSATLTGTGATTYSWSTGATTNPITVNPASATSYTVTGTTGGCSGTAVATVTVVPSLGITINPSPVTICAGTNTTLTASGGTTYSWSTGATTNPITLNPASTTTYTVTGTTGGCTGTSTVTVTVNPLPTVSVNSPTICAGTNTTLTASGGTTYSWSTGATTNPITVNPAATTTYTVTGTTGGCSGTAVATVTVNPLPVVTVNSPTICAGTNTTLTASGGTTYSWSTGATTNPITVNPASTTTYTVTGTKTGCTGSITATVTVDPAIVLNPSSTPATCGGSNGSVGVAASGGIGTYTYSWNPGGAGTASVANLSSGSYTVTVTDASGCTQTAIANITNTGGITSVTNSATPATCGKNNGKDTITSITGGTSPYTYSWSGGQTTSGISGQAAGTYNVTVTDANGCKYPTSVIIPGTPAVSITMGVATNVSCNGGNNGKDSIIVSGGTGSYTYSWNTIPPQSSATATGLAMGNYTVTVTDASGCSATGTINITQPTKLDTSTSYVNELCNGGNNGTATVNVTGGTGAYTYVWTPNVSSTGTATALSAGAYSLTVKDANGCSISKSFTITQPSAIVLNTSSTPATCGLSNGTTTVNSNGGTGSYTYSWNSIPAQTTQTATGLNVGTYTATVTDANGCTQTASATVSVGLVTININPSPVSICLGDSTLLTASGASTYSWSPATGLSSSTVSNPTAKPISTTTYTVTGTSGICTASASVVVTVNLLPVITVNPSPANICQGSSTILTANGAVTYAWIPNTGLSSTTGSSVTASPASTITYTVTGTNAAGCSNNITVKVIVNPKPIIDSLSAIVSPPLCKGMKGSISGIVVTGGTSPYTYLWTPTGQNTVNATGLAAGSYTLTVTDASGCTANSGPYILTNSSVTASFIANPDSGIAPLQVNFTNTSTGANSYEWYLGNGDTTNATNPNTTYQNTGAYNVELIATNANGCKDTAYGKIDVYGQSILIIPNVFSPNGDGKNDLFTVKSSGIVALHGEIFDRWGIKLYSWDGSSGGWNGVNTSGVEVPAGTYYYLITATGVDGKKYVEKGYLTLLR; from the coding sequence ATGAAAAAAAAATTACTCGCAAAAAGTGTAACATTACTTTTAGTTGCAACTCTGTTAAGCCCAAACATATTTGCACAAAACTCCGGAACAAATTGGTTAATCCATTACAACTATTCAAAAGACAGAGTTTTTTTGGAGAATAAAGGGCAGTTTTCAAATGAAGGAAATGGGAATTCGGCTATTAAATATGGGTTTGACGACGGTCAATCAAAAATTTATTTTACGGATAAAGGCATTCTGTACCGCTTCGATAAAAAGGAGGATACACCTCAAAATAATGAAGCAGGGGACAAGGATGAGCATAAAATAACCGTTAAAACAGACATTGTTTCTGCTATTTGGGAAGGCGCTAACAGCAATGTGCAAATCATAGGTGAATCTCCAAGGTCTGATTACTTTAGCTATAGCATTAATAATAATGGAATCTTACGAAATATCAATCACATTGCAGCATTCCAAAAAATAATTTATAAAAACCTTTATCCTAACATTGATGTAGAATATATTTTTCATCCTGATGAAGGAATTGAATATTCCTTGATTTTGCATCCAGGTGCAGATATTAATCAAGTAAAATTAAAATATTCGGATGGACATCGAGTACGTTTGGTAGATGGAGATACTCATATAACTACCTCATTTGGCGACATTATAGATCACGCACCTCTTGCATTTTATTCAGACAACCATTCCAATATTATATCCTCTCGTTTCGTAAAAAATTCGAATACCATTTTTTTTGGCTTAGTAAATTATGATACTTCAAAAGAAGTAACAATTGACCCTTGGACCATTGCTCCAGCATTTTCGAATAGTAATAAAGTTTGGAATACACAGGTTGATGCTGCAGGAAATGTATATTTATATGGAGGTGATAGTCCTTTGGCTTTAAAGAAGTACAGTGCTGCAGGATTACTTCAATGGACTTACAATACACCTTGGGATTCAGCTAATTATTGGATGGGTACGATGATTACCGATTTAGCTGGAAACTCTTATGTTACTTCTGGTTCTAACGGTGAGATTTCAAAGATAACTACTGGAGGAGCTTTGGTTTGGCACAATAATCCTAATGGACTTTTCGGACCACTTTTCGAATATTGGCATTTGGCCTTTAATTGCGATCAAACTCAGTTAGTAGTTGGCGGAATGAAAACTCCGAGTGCGTTTTCAATCAATGGCTATCGAGGCGCCATTATGACTATTAATCTCGCCAATGGAAGTATAACGAATACGATTATTGTTGGCGGCTTTTCTGGATTAGCTACAATTCATGAAGTCAGAGCTATTTGCCCTTCCTCCAATGGTAATTTTTATTTTATGACCTTAGATTCTATCGGATCGGTAACTCCCGCTCTAACATTAAACTATAAATCCATTAATGGGTATAATTTTTCTTATGGTAGTCCAAGTTACACCGTTAAAGGCAACTTGGGTTTAAATGCGATGAAGACAAACGGAAATTTCATCTATACACAAAATGGAAAAACTGTTGACAAACGTAATATAAGTAATGGAGCTATCATAGCAAGTTCTCCTATTCCAGGTGGAATTTCATCCTCCTTTTTTGGAGCAAGTTCTCCGGGTAACAGTGGATTAGATATAGACAGTTGCGGCAATGTATATGTTGGCTCTGGCAATCAAGTAGTACAATATGATGCCAATTTGAATCAGCTTTCCACTGCTGCTACACCTTCTGCTGTATATGATGTTGCCGTTAATAAAAACGGAGAGGTAATTGCTTGTGGAAATGGGTTTGCAACCTCATTGGCAATGGCAAATTGCCATCCGATAAAATCGATTTGTGTGATATGTGTTCCTCCAACAATAAACATCACGGCTTTGCCAACTACCATTTGCGCGGGAAGTAATACTGTTCTAACAGCAAGCGGTGGAACAACTTATAGTTGGAGCACAGGCGCGACCACTAATCCAATAACATTAAATCCGGCAACTACCACTACTTATACCGTAACAGGCACTACAGGTGGATGTTCTGGAACTGCTACGGTAACTGTTATCGTAAATCCATTACCAACAGTTGCAGTTAATTCACCAACTATTTGTGCAGGAACTTCAGCAACCTTAACAGGAACAGGTGCTACGACATACAGTTGGAGTACAGGTGCTACGACGAATCCGATAACTGTAAATCCAGCAAGTGCAACTTCTTATACGGTAACCGGCACTACAGGTGGTTGTTCAGGAACAGCAGTAGCGACAGTAACAGTAGTTCCAAGTTTAGGAATAACGATTAATCCATCACCAGTAACAATTTGTGCAGGTACGAATACGACATTGACAGCAAGCGGTGGAACAACTTATAGTTGGAGTACAGGCGCGACCACTAATCCAATAACATTAAATCCGGCAAGTACGACTACTTATACAGTAACAGGCACAACAGGTGGATGTACAGGAACGTCAACGGTAACTGTAACCGTAAATCCATTACCAACAGTATCGGTTAATTCACCAACAATTTGTGCAGGTACGAATACGACGCTGACAGCAAGTGGAGGAACAACTTACAGTTGGAGCACAGGCGCAACAACAAATCCAATAACAGTGAATCCGGCAGCAACGACAACTTATACCGTAACAGGAACTACTGGTGGCTGTTCAGGAACTGCCGTAGCAACGGTAACCGTAAACCCATTACCAGTAGTAACGGTTAACTCACCAACAATTTGTGCAGGTACGAATACGACGCTGACAGCAAGTGGTGGAACAACTTACAGTTGGAGTACAGGTGCTACAACGAATCCAATAACCGTAAATCCTGCAAGTACGACAACTTATACCGTAACAGGAACAAAGACAGGATGTACAGGTAGTATAACAGCCACAGTAACAGTAGATCCGGCAATCGTTTTAAATCCATCATCTACTCCAGCTACATGTGGAGGCAGCAATGGCAGTGTGGGTGTAGCAGCTTCGGGTGGTATAGGCACTTATACTTATTCTTGGAACCCTGGAGGAGCGGGTACAGCAAGTGTAGCGAATTTGAGTTCTGGATCTTATACCGTAACGGTAACGGATGCCAGCGGTTGTACACAAACAGCAATAGCCAATATAACAAATACAGGAGGTATTACATCTGTAACAAATAGTGCAACACCTGCAACGTGTGGTAAAAATAATGGAAAAGATACGATAACGAGTATAACAGGTGGTACATCGCCTTATACTTATTCTTGGTCAGGAGGACAAACTACCTCTGGTATATCGGGTCAAGCAGCAGGTACATACAACGTAACGGTAACAGATGCAAACGGTTGTAAGTACCCAACTTCTGTAATAATACCTGGTACACCTGCTGTTTCAATTACAATGGGTGTAGCAACGAATGTTAGTTGTAATGGAGGTAATAATGGAAAAGATTCAATAATTGTTTCAGGTGGTACAGGATCTTATACGTATTCTTGGAATACAATTCCTCCACAATCAAGCGCTACAGCGACTGGTTTAGCAATGGGGAATTATACTGTAACCGTAACAGATGCGAGTGGATGTTCGGCAACAGGAACCATCAACATTACTCAACCAACTAAATTAGATACATCAACAAGCTATGTTAACGAATTGTGTAACGGCGGCAATAATGGAACTGCAACTGTTAATGTAACAGGAGGCACAGGAGCTTATACGTATGTTTGGACACCAAACGTTAGTAGTACAGGAACTGCCACGGCATTATCAGCAGGAGCTTATTCCTTAACGGTGAAGGATGCCAACGGATGTAGTATTAGTAAATCATTTACAATTACTCAACCGAGTGCGATTGTTTTAAACACATCTTCAACACCGGCTACCTGCGGTTTGTCAAATGGAACAACTACTGTAAATAGCAATGGCGGAACAGGATCATACACCTATTCATGGAATTCTATTCCTGCTCAAACTACACAAACTGCAACTGGTTTAAATGTTGGTACGTATACTGCAACAGTAACAGATGCCAATGGTTGCACACAGACAGCCTCGGCAACAGTGAGTGTTGGACTTGTTACGATTAATATAAACCCTTCACCTGTAAGTATTTGTTTGGGAGATAGTACACTCTTAACTGCAAGCGGAGCAAGTACTTATAGTTGGAGCCCAGCTACGGGATTGAGTTCATCAACTGTCTCAAATCCAACAGCTAAACCAATATCTACAACCACTTATACAGTAACTGGAACTTCCGGAATATGTACTGCTTCTGCAAGTGTTGTAGTAACAGTAAATTTACTTCCTGTAATAACGGTAAATCCCTCTCCTGCTAATATTTGCCAAGGAAGTAGCACCATTTTAACAGCAAATGGAGCTGTTACGTATGCCTGGATTCCGAATACAGGACTCAGTAGCACAACAGGCTCTTCTGTAACAGCAAGTCCAGCTTCTACAATCACTTATACCGTAACAGGAACCAATGCTGCGGGTTGTTCCAACAACATTACTGTGAAGGTAATTGTAAATCCGAAACCAATTATAGACAGTTTAAGTGCGATTGTGTCACCGCCTTTGTGTAAAGGCATGAAAGGCAGCATTTCTGGTATTGTTGTAACTGGTGGAACCAGCCCATATACTTATTTATGGACACCTACTGGACAAAACACCGTAAATGCAACAGGATTAGCCGCCGGAAGTTACACTTTAACGGTAACCGATGCATCTGGATGTACAGCTAATTCAGGACCGTATATCCTTACAAACAGTTCCGTAACAGCTTCGTTTATTGCTAACCCTGATTCAGGAATTGCTCCTTTGCAAGTAAATTTCACCAATACAAGTACTGGCGCAAATAGTTATGAATGGTATTTAGGCAATGGAGAT
- a CDS encoding sigma-70 family RNA polymerase sigma factor gives MRQLKISKQVTNRETASLDKYLQEIGRLSLISADEEVVLARKIKEGDHAALEKLTKANLRFVVSVSKQYQNQGLSLPDLINEGNLGLIKAAQRFDETRGFKFISYAVWWIRQSILQALAEQSRIVRLPLNKIGSLNKINKAFAKLEQEFEREPTHEEIGNLLELSELEVKESVKNAGRHVSMDAPLSMSDDNDNTMYDVLRSDESPSPEFALMNESLRREIERALTTLTGREADVIRLYFGLNGEHALTLEEIGERFDLTRERVRQIKEKGIRRLKHTSRSKILKTYLG, from the coding sequence ATGCGCCAGTTAAAGATTTCCAAGCAGGTTACTAACCGTGAAACTGCTTCATTGGATAAGTATTTGCAAGAAATAGGACGCTTGAGTCTTATCTCGGCAGACGAAGAAGTTGTACTTGCCAGAAAAATAAAGGAAGGCGACCATGCCGCACTCGAGAAATTGACAAAAGCAAATTTGCGTTTTGTGGTTTCGGTTTCCAAACAATATCAAAACCAAGGACTGAGTTTACCGGATTTGATTAATGAAGGAAATTTGGGTTTAATAAAAGCGGCGCAACGTTTCGACGAAACAAGAGGATTCAAATTTATTTCCTACGCCGTTTGGTGGATTCGACAATCTATTTTACAGGCTTTGGCAGAACAATCGCGAATTGTGCGTTTGCCATTAAATAAAATTGGCTCGCTTAATAAAATAAATAAAGCTTTTGCGAAATTAGAGCAGGAGTTTGAGCGCGAACCTACACACGAAGAAATCGGGAACTTATTGGAATTAAGCGAATTGGAGGTAAAGGAATCTGTCAAAAATGCAGGCAGACATGTTTCCATGGATGCGCCGTTGAGTATGAGCGACGACAACGATAATACGATGTACGATGTATTGCGAAGTGATGAAAGTCCAAGTCCCGAATTCGCCTTAATGAACGAATCCTTGAGACGCGAAATTGAGCGAGCTTTAACCACACTAACAGGACGTGAAGCCGATGTAATTCGTTTGTATTTTGGCTTAAACGGCGAACATGCTTTAACGCTCGAAGAAATTGGCGAACGCTTTGATTTAACTCGAGAACGCGTACGACAAATAAAAGAAAAAGGCATCCGAAGATTAAAGCACACTTCGCGCAGCAAAATTTTAAAAACATATCTGGGATAA